A stretch of DNA from Candidatus Hydrogenedentota bacterium:
GTGAGCGTCAAGCCTTCTATCCGGACCCCCTTCGCGTTCTCCACGCGGATAATGTCCGCGTCGGGGTTTGTCTGGATGATCGTCGCGTGGCCGTGAATGACGGTGTTGTCCGCTGTCACAAAAATCGGCTTATCGATCTGGTACGCGCCGTCCGGCAGCGCGATTGTTTTCCCCGCCCCGGCCGCTACGATCGCGTGCACATCGGCATCCTGGGCGATCGCGGACGAAACAAACACAAGCGTCATGATTGCAAAGGCGCGCATGCGGAAAACTCCCTCCTTACTTGTGCGCAATCGATTTGTGCGCCCAGAAAGACTACAACAATTGCTTGTAGAAGTCCCAGGAGTTCGGAATCTGCGTGTAACCAAGGGAACGGTGCGCGGCGGGACTATACGGATAGCTCTCATTCGTATCCGACGCCATTTCCGTGCAGCCACGTTCCCGCGCCCATTGCTCCGCGGCGGCGTTTAACGCGCGACCAACGCCTTGGCGTCGATGCGCAGGATCGACATACCAACCTTCGAGGAAGCCGATACGATTTGAGGTGCAGCCCGGCGCGTCGGTGTGGATCGAAACTTCGGCGAATCCTATGAGCGAGCCGTCCTCTTCAACGGCGAAGAATGCGGCCGTTTCATCGCCTGCTGCCCATGCCTCCTGTTCGGAGGCGAGTTCCTCCGGCGATTCATCGGGCCAGAGCGCACAGCGCATCCGCAGCCATTGTGCGTCGTCGGACGATTGATACGGCCGCACCACCACGCTTGCGGTTAGACCAGTGCGGCCTCGCGTTGCGCTGCGAGGAAGGTATCGCGTTTCATCACGTGCGTGCTAATCGCGTCGAGCCCGAGTAACACAACTATCTCTCGCGGACGCGCGGAGCGGCCGTTCACGATACTTGTGTCGAACTCGACAACAACCTGGTTGCTGGCGGACTGGACAACCTCCAGCCGCGCGATCATGGGACGGATGTCGATGTCCCGCTTCTCGCGGCGTTCGCGCCCCTTCCAGTCTTTCACCTTCACGTCGCGTTCGACGAGGATTTCTTCGGCGTCGAGGATTTCGGCGATGCGTGCGGCGACCGTGTCACCATTCGCATTGGCCGTCAGGGTGTAGGCATACCCGGAACACGCCGCCATGAGCGCGGGCGCTTTCAGCGGCACTTCCTCGACGCTAATCGCGCGGAAGCCTGTCGCGAGTGTTGCCTGCAGACGCCCCAGCAACTCGCGCGGGTCAACGCGCTCTTTCAGCACGATGTCCATATAATCGCCGACCGACTCCTCGCCCACGGGCGCGGCGGTGGCGAACGTGATCTTCGGGTGCGCGTGAAACCCCTGCGAGTACGACAGCGGCGCGCGCGCGCGTCGCAACGCCCGCACCCACGCATTCATCAGTTCGAGATGCGACAGAAAGCGCACTTCGCCCGAGCGACCGATGCGGAAGCGCAGCCGCTGTACCGGGTCCGGTTCGACATACTTGGGAATCGGCGTCGGTTGCCAGTTCTGCTCGTCGATGCGGCCCTGTTTCTGCCGCTTCAGCATGTGCTTACACAGTTCCCGCTCGCGATAGATCACGCCGCAGAGGTGGCACTTGCCCGCCCGGCAATCCTGCGCGTGCTTCAGTTCCATCGCGCGCCGCCAGTCTTCCTGGAACCACTGCTTGGGAATAAGTACGTCGATATGGTCCCACGGCAACCGCTCATCCAACGCGCGCTCGCGAAA
This window harbors:
- a CDS encoding GNAT family N-acetyltransferase — its product is MRPYQSSDDAQWLRMRCALWPDESPEELASEQEAWAAGDETAAFFAVEEDGSLIGFAEVSIHTDAPGCTSNRIGFLEGWYVDPAHRRQGVGRALNAAAEQWARERGCTEMASDTNESYPYSPAAHRSLGYTQIPNSWDFYKQLL